A window of Oncorhynchus kisutch isolate 150728-3 linkage group LG10, Okis_V2, whole genome shotgun sequence contains these coding sequences:
- the LOC109898285 gene encoding cyclic AMP-dependent transcription factor ATF-4 isoform X2 encodes MTMMSSQFGLDDMEAILWGPSSLMADPMGSLLHHDEVPLIEEASPLPSSSPILLLSPPPSPPSLLLQEEKAEVDLLSFPWLSADELGHTHHIAADNGKDAFSGMDWMAKRVNLSEFDLDSLICSPSSPKDLITSFECPMELDSLPLPTPTDLPATTDPLLPLTVSQPQEDPQEEVHSPPPCVPDAQEELEIKSEPQSPAPSLLPSPTFTLELGSEVDASASVSEKLLHLELPQSVPSIVLSLSPTRIVVLLAPKHEVGVTTVTIPEILSSDSDSSLSASGQLNWPSIATARSRFQNRRKPYTTTPKSRPQHPDQPSPTTTSTGGPPKEKKLKKMVQNKTAATRYRQKRKTEQEALSAECNKLEQRNHKLSEKADSIANGIQYLKDLMEEVRQAKSKKGLGDL; translated from the exons ATGACCATGATGAGCTCACAGTTTGGCCTGGACGATATGGAGGCCATACTCTGGGGGCCTTCCTCTCTCATGGCCGACCCCATGGGGTCGCTGCTTCACCATGATGAAGTTCCCTTGATAGAGGAGGCTTCACCCCTCCCGTCATCTTCTCCAATTCTCcttctatcccctcctccctctccgccTTCGCTGCTCCTCCAGGAAGAGAAGGCTGAGGTAGACTTGCTGTCCTTCCCTTGGCTATCTGCTGACGAGCTAGGCCACACCCATCACATTGCTGCAGATAATGGGAAAG ATGCCTTTTCTGGCATGGACTGGATGGCTAAGAGGGTCAACCTGAGTGAGTTTGACCTGGACTCCCTTATATGTTCCCCTAGCTCCCCTAAAGACCTCATTACTTCCTTTGAGTGTCCCATGGAGCTGGACTCACTCCCCCTCCCAACTCCCACGGACCTCCCCGCTACCACTGATCCACTCCTCCCCCTGACCGTCTCACAGCCCCAGGAAGACCCGCAGGAGGAGGTCCATTCACCTCCCCCCTGCGTCCCCGATGCCCAGGAGGAGCTGGAGATCAAATCGGAGCCCCAGTCCCCAgccccctctcttcttccatctCCCACCTTCACCTTAGAGTTGGGCAGTGAGGTGGATGCCTCGGCGAGTGTCAGCGAGAAGCTGCTTCACCTGGAGTTACCCCAGTCGGTCCCCAGCATCGTgctgtctctctccccaacccGCATCGTTGTCCTCCTGGCCCCTAAACACGAGGTTGGCGTGACAACCGTCACCATCCCAGAGATCCTCTCCTCTGACAGCGACAGCAGCTTAAGCGCCTCCGGTCAGCTCAACTGGCCCTCCATCGCCACAGCTCGGTCAAGGTTCCAAAATAGGAGAaaaccatacacaacaacccccaAGTCTAGGCCACAACATCCAGACCAGCCATCTCCCACCACCACATCCACTGGAGGACCCCCGAAGGAGAAGAAGCTCAAGAAGATGGTGCAGAACAAGACGGCGGCCACGCGCTACCGCCAGAAGAGGAAGACTGAGCAGGAGGCCCTGAGCGCGGAGTGCAACAAGCTAGAGCAAAGGAACCACAAGCTGTCGGAGAAAGCAGACTCCATCGCCAATGGGATCCAGTATCTCAAAGACCTCATGGAGGAGGTGCGCCAAGCGAAGAGCAAGAAGGGACTCGGTGACCTCTAA
- the LOC109897560 gene encoding apolipoprotein L domain-containing protein 1-like, translating to MPPSFYGLSLEDETREFNQRCLYAKNGLCLFNCLLMKRNDTLRGLFTELNDLAEKPDKVQKTKTMAIAGGTTDAMGGTVAVVGIVLTHMTMGSSLIATAIGRAWWRRVAG from the exons ATGCCTCCTTCATTTTATGGCCTCAGTCTAGAGGATGAAACCAG GGAGTTCAACCAGAGGTGCCTCTATGCAAAAAATGGCCTCTGTCTGTTCAACTGCCTGCTAATGAAGCGTAATGATACCCTGCGAGGCCTTTTCACAGAGCTCAACGACCTCGCCGAGAAGCCGGACAAAGTGCAAAAAACCAAAACCATGGCTATCGCAGGGGGCACCACGGACGCCATGGGAGGGACGGTGGCCGTTGTGGGCATTGTCCTCACCCACATGACCATGGGTTCCTCCCTCATAGCCACAGCAATTGGGCGGGCATGGTGGCGTCGGGTAGCGGGATAG
- the LOC109898285 gene encoding cyclic AMP-dependent transcription factor ATF-4 isoform X1, which yields MTMMSSQFGLDDMEAILWGPSSLMADPMGSLLHHDEVPLIEEASPLPSSSPILLLSPPPSPPSLLLQEEKAEVDLLSFPWLSADELGHTHHIAADNGKEDAFSGMDWMAKRVNLSEFDLDSLICSPSSPKDLITSFECPMELDSLPLPTPTDLPATTDPLLPLTVSQPQEDPQEEVHSPPPCVPDAQEELEIKSEPQSPAPSLLPSPTFTLELGSEVDASASVSEKLLHLELPQSVPSIVLSLSPTRIVVLLAPKHEVGVTTVTIPEILSSDSDSSLSASGQLNWPSIATARSRFQNRRKPYTTTPKSRPQHPDQPSPTTTSTGGPPKEKKLKKMVQNKTAATRYRQKRKTEQEALSAECNKLEQRNHKLSEKADSIANGIQYLKDLMEEVRQAKSKKGLGDL from the exons ATGACCATGATGAGCTCACAGTTTGGCCTGGACGATATGGAGGCCATACTCTGGGGGCCTTCCTCTCTCATGGCCGACCCCATGGGGTCGCTGCTTCACCATGATGAAGTTCCCTTGATAGAGGAGGCTTCACCCCTCCCGTCATCTTCTCCAATTCTCcttctatcccctcctccctctccgccTTCGCTGCTCCTCCAGGAAGAGAAGGCTGAGGTAGACTTGCTGTCCTTCCCTTGGCTATCTGCTGACGAGCTAGGCCACACCCATCACATTGCTGCAGATAATGGGAAAG AAGATGCCTTTTCTGGCATGGACTGGATGGCTAAGAGGGTCAACCTGAGTGAGTTTGACCTGGACTCCCTTATATGTTCCCCTAGCTCCCCTAAAGACCTCATTACTTCCTTTGAGTGTCCCATGGAGCTGGACTCACTCCCCCTCCCAACTCCCACGGACCTCCCCGCTACCACTGATCCACTCCTCCCCCTGACCGTCTCACAGCCCCAGGAAGACCCGCAGGAGGAGGTCCATTCACCTCCCCCCTGCGTCCCCGATGCCCAGGAGGAGCTGGAGATCAAATCGGAGCCCCAGTCCCCAgccccctctcttcttccatctCCCACCTTCACCTTAGAGTTGGGCAGTGAGGTGGATGCCTCGGCGAGTGTCAGCGAGAAGCTGCTTCACCTGGAGTTACCCCAGTCGGTCCCCAGCATCGTgctgtctctctccccaacccGCATCGTTGTCCTCCTGGCCCCTAAACACGAGGTTGGCGTGACAACCGTCACCATCCCAGAGATCCTCTCCTCTGACAGCGACAGCAGCTTAAGCGCCTCCGGTCAGCTCAACTGGCCCTCCATCGCCACAGCTCGGTCAAGGTTCCAAAATAGGAGAaaaccatacacaacaacccccaAGTCTAGGCCACAACATCCAGACCAGCCATCTCCCACCACCACATCCACTGGAGGACCCCCGAAGGAGAAGAAGCTCAAGAAGATGGTGCAGAACAAGACGGCGGCCACGCGCTACCGCCAGAAGAGGAAGACTGAGCAGGAGGCCCTGAGCGCGGAGTGCAACAAGCTAGAGCAAAGGAACCACAAGCTGTCGGAGAAAGCAGACTCCATCGCCAATGGGATCCAGTATCTCAAAGACCTCATGGAGGAGGTGCGCCAAGCGAAGAGCAAGAAGGGACTCGGTGACCTCTAA